A segment of the Streptomyces sp. P9-A2 genome:
GCCGGCCGCCGCCCGCTCCAGGTCCTCCGCGGCCCGGCTGATGCGCCGCGCCGAGTCCGTGACCTGCCTGCCGAGTCGCTCCGCCTCGACGAAGACCCGCACGGCGAACACCCCGAGCACCACAAGCCCCAGGAACCCCACAGCAACCGCGAACATCGCCCAGAACATAGGGGCGAGCCTAGACGGTCCCCGCCCGTGCGGAACGCCCGGCGCCCGAGAAGGGGGCCACAGCCGTCACGGGACCACCGCCGGGCGTCATCGGCCGTCATCAGCCGTCATCGGCCGGCACAGGACCACTACCGGCCGTCACGCGGGACCGCCACCGGCTGCCTAGGGGCCGTTACGCCGTCGAGTGCAGCCGCAGGGTGCTGACCCCGCCGCCGGTGAGGAGTTCGACGACCCGCTCCCCCGCCGGCTTGCGGACCGCCGCCTCGCACGCGGGGCAGGTGAACGAGTAGAAGGTGGTACGCCTGCTGGCGCCTATGACCAGCCGCAGCGCGCTCGCGCCCAGCTCGAAACGCCCCCGGCAGTCCGGACAGCCCGCCCGGAACACGACCGGCGCCACGCTTCTCATCCCGGAGAACGCGGACGCCACCGTGATGCCCCGTACCCCAGGGGTCGCCGACTCGCTCACAGTCCTCGCTCCTGCCTGTCGTCCTGCCCGCCCCGGACCGCGCACACCGTGTGCGGCCCGCTCATCCGGCCGTCCCGGCGCCGTCGTACGCCGCCAGCGCCTCGCGGGCCGCCCGCCGGGCACTGTCCGCGAGGTCGTCCGGCGCGACGATCCGGCCGTCCTGCCCGAGCCGCAGCGCCAGCCGCTTCAGCGACGCCGGGTCGGGTGTCCGCAAGGTGATACGCAGCCCGCCGTCGGGCAGCTCATCCGCGCTGTCGTGCGGGTAGTACTCGGCGACCCAGCGACCGCCCGGCCCGACCTCGACCACGACCTCCGGATCCTCCGCCGCCGGCTGCACCAGCCCCTCCGACAGATCCCGCAGCTCGACCTCGGGCGGCGCGGACGGCTCGTCGAGGATCCTGATCTCGGCGACCCGGTCGAGCCGGAACGTGCGGCGCGCCTCGGAGCGGCGGCACCAGGCCTCCACATAGGTGTGCCCGACGCTGACCAGGCGGATGGGGTCGATCTCGCGCTCGGTGAGCTCGTCACGGGCGGGCGAGTAGTAGCGGATCCACAGTCTGCGGCGCTCGGCGATGGCCCGGTCGACGTCCGCGAAGACACCGCCCTCGGACTCGAAGGTCACCGACAGCCGGGCACTGGCGCCCGCCGCCTCGCCGGCCGCGGTCTCCACCTTGGCGGTGGCCCGCAGCAGCGCCTGCCGGTCGCTCTCGCGCAGTCCGGGCAGGGTGGCCACGGCGCGCGCGGCGACGAGCAGGGCGGTGGCCTCGTCCGCGGCGAGCCGCAGCGGCTCGGCGGCCTCCGCCCCGAGCGCGGCCGGGTTGTGCCACCAGATGCGCTCCCCGTCGGTGTCGATGTCCAGCAGGTCGCCGCCGCGGAAACTGGTGCCGCACATGGGCAGCACGTCGAGGTCCGAGACCAGCTCGTCCTCGGTGATACCGAAGGCGCGCGCCACGTCCTCGATCCTGGCGCCCGGACGCTCCCTCAGATACGTGACCAGGGAGAGCATCCTGCGGGTCTGGTCGATGGCGTTCACTGGCCTGACCGGTTTGCCTGCCACGTTCCTGTCCGTCCCCCTCAGCCCTTGGCCACGGCGCGCAGCCGGTCCACCACGTCGGCCCGCAGCTCGGCTGGCTCCAGGACCACCACGTCCGCTCCGAACTCCACCAGCCAGGCGTCCAGGCCGTGCCCGTACGGAATCTCCAACTCTTCCCAGCCGTCGCCGAGTTCCCGCACCGAAGTGGCCTTCACCCGAAGGGGGTACCCCGCGTCGGTGCGCAGCCGGATCCGCGCGGTGCGGTCGGCGCTCTCCCCCGCCCAGCTCGCGACCGTCTCGCGGACCGTGACGACATCCGGCACCGGAGCGGTGTACCGGGTGCCGCGCGAGCGCACCTTGCCGGTGATCCTGGACAGCCTGAAGACCCGCTCGGCGCTCCGGTCGCGGTCCCAGCCCGCCAGGTACCAGTGACCGCGCCAGCACTCCAGCGCCCACGGCTCGACGTTGCGCGGTTCGGGCTGCGCGGCGGTGGCCTTGCGGTAGTCGAAGACGACGGGGCGGCGGTCGCGGCAGGCCAGCATCAGCGGTTCGAAGGCGGCCTCGTGCACGGGGATGCGCGGCTCGAGCGCGCTGTGGGCCTCGTAGGGATCGACGTCCTCGGGCAGTCCCGCCGCGCGCAGTTTCTGCAGGGCGCCGCTGGCCGCGCCGGCCAGTCTGGCCTGCTGCCACACCTTGGCCGCGAGGCCCAGTGCGGCTGCCTCCTCGGCGTCGAGGGTGATCGGAGGCAGGCGGTTGCTGTCGCGCCGGGCCAGGTATCCGATCTCACCGTCGAGGTTTTCCACGGTCTCGATGACGAGCCCCAGTTCGCGCAGATCGTCCTTGTCGCGCTCGAACATACGGTTGAAGGCGTCGTCCGAGGCCGCCTCGAGATAGGCCTCGACGGACTCGCGGAGCTCACGCTTGCTCAGTGGCCGCCGCGTGCCCAGCAGGCACAGCGCCAGGTTCATCAGCCGCTCGGCCTTGGCAATGGCCATCGACGCCCTTCGCCTCCTCATGCTGCTCAGTCCGATGACCGTACCGCCCCGTGGTGGCGCGGCAAAAGCCGAGGGCCCATGCCCGGACAGGCATGGACCCCAGGTGATCGACTCCGGTCGTGACCCGACCCGATGCCGCACGGGCGACCGGTCGGCGATCGGGCGAGTGATCAGACCTCGAGCAGGTCGACCACGAAGATCAGCGTCTCGCCGGGCTTGATCGCCGGAGTCGGGCTCTGGTTGCCGTAGGCCAGGTGCGCGGGGATGGTCAGCTGGCGACGGCCGCCGACCTTCATGCCCTGCACGCCCTGGTCCCAGCCCTTGATGACCCGGCCGCCGCCCAGCGGGAAGCGGAAGGGGGTCCCGCGGTTCCAGCTGGCGTCGAACTCCTCACCCGTGCTGAAGGCGACACCGACGTAGTGGACGGTGACGGTCTGACCCGCCTGCGCCACCTCTCCGTCGCCCTCCCAGACGTCCTTGATCTCGAGGTCCGCCGGGGGCTCGCCGCCCGGGAAGTCGATCTCGGGCTTGTCGATGCTCACGTCTAACGCTCCTGCTTGTTTACGGAAAGGCGAACGGACACAGTCTTACATCACACGCGGTCACAACTTCGCGAGGATGTCGACCGAGAAGACCAGCGTGGAGTCCTTCTTGATGTCGCTGCCCTCCGGCGGCGTGTCGCCGTATCCCAGCTCCGGCGGAATGACAATGAGGACCCGGCTGCCGACCTTCTTGCCGGTCAGCCCCTGCGCCCAGCCCTTGACGACCTGCTGCAGCGAGAACGAGGTCAGCTGCCCCCGCCCGTACGTCGAGTCGAACTCCTTGCCCCCGTCCCACAGCACGCCCTTGTACTGCACGAGCACGCTGTTGCCGGCGCCGACCTCCTCGCCGTCGCCCTCGAGGATGTAGCTCGACACGAGCTTCTTCGGGGCGTCCGCGTCGGGCATCTCGATGGAGGGCGCCTTGCCGTCCGTGTTCGTGCCGACCTTGGGCAGATCGACGTCGTCCTGGGCGACCTCGCGGCCCTCGGCAGAGCTCTTCGCGTTGAACGTGTCCTGCACGTCCACCACGAACACCAGGGTGTCGGTGCCCTTGATGCCCGCCTGCTCATTGCCCTGCGTGCCGTACCCCCAGGTGGGCGGGATCGCCATCTGGACCCGGCTGCCGGCCTTCTTCCCCGTCAGCCCGTACCGCCAGCCGTCGATGATGCTGCCCTGGGCCAGCTGGATCGCCAGCGGAGCCTTGCGGTCGTAGGAGTTGTCGAACACCTTCGCGGTGCTCCACACCTGGCCCAGGTAGTGGGCCACCACGAAGTCGTTCTCCGCGATGGCCTTGCCACCGCCCGCGATGACGGTCTTCACCGCGAGGTCCTTGGACGGGTCGCCGCTGCCCTTGGCCACGGTGGGCTTCTCACCGAACTTCACCCCCTCGGTGATCGCCGGCAGCGGGCCGTCGACGATCTTCGGCGGGGGCGCGGCCGACGCGTCCGGCGCGGACGGCGAGGCGCTCTCGCTGGCCTTGCTCGAATCGGACCCGCCGTCGCCGCACGCGGCGAGAGCGGCCAGTCCAGCGGGTACGGCAATGAGAAGTGAGCGTCGGCGCACGGTGGGGGCCTCGTAATCATCGATCTTGTCGGTGGCGTCCGCGCAACTCTACGGCGTGAGAAGGGCGCCGCACTGAGTAACGTACGGCGCCCGTGTGGCGTTCCTCGGTTCGGGAGAACCGAGGAACAACGCGTCTCACATACCGGCGATCAGTTTCTCCACCCGCTCGTCCACCGACCGGAACGGGTCCTTGCACAGCACCGTCCGCTGCGCCTGGTCGTTGAGCTTGAGGTGCACCCAGTCGACGGTGAAGTCCCGCCGCTGCTCCTGCGCCCGGCGGATGAAGTCACCGCGCAGCCGCGCCCGGGTGGTCTGCGGCGGAACGGACTTGCCCTCGAAGATCTTCATGTCGTTGCAGATCCGGGCGGCCTGCCCCCTCTTCTCCAGCAGGTAGTACAGACCACGACGACGGTGGATGTCGTGGTAGGCGAGGTCTATCTGCGCGACCCGCGGATGCGACATGGTCATGTTGTGCTTGGCCCGGTACCGCTCGATGAGCTTGTACTTCATCACCCAGTCGATCTCGGTGCCGATGCGGTCGAGGTCCTCGGCCTCGATCGCGTCCAGCGTGCGGCCCCACAGCTCGAGCACCTGCTCGACCGTGCCGGTGCGGATGCCACGGCGCTCGCAGAAGTCCACCGCCTTCTCGTAGTACTCGCGCTGCACCTCCAGGGCGGAGGCCTCACGTCCGCTCGCCAGGCGGACCTTGCGGCGGCCCGTGATGTCGTGGCTCACCTCACGGATCGCCCGGATCGGGTTCTCCAGCGTGAGGTCACGCATCACCGTGCCCGCCTCGATCATGCGCAGTACCAGATCGGTGGCACCGACCTTCAGCAGCATGGTCGTCTCGGACATGTTCGAGTCGCCGACGATGACATGGAGCCGGCGGTACCGCTCGGCGTCCGCGTGCGGTTCGTCCCTCGTGTTGATGATCGGCCGGGACCGGGTCGTCGCCGAGGAGACGCCCTCCCAGATGTGCTCGGCCCGCTGGCTGACGCAGTACACCGCGCCACGCGGCGTCTGCAGCACCTTCCCGGCGCCGCACAGCAGCTGGCGGGTCACCAGGAACGGGATGAGGATGTCCGCGAGTCGCGAGAACTCCCCGTGCCGGGCCACCAGAAAGTTCTCGTGACACCCGTACGAGTTGCCCGCCGAGTCGGTGTTGTTCTTGAACAGGTAGACGTCGCCCGCGATTCCCTCCTCGTGCAGGCGTCGTTCGGCGTCCACCAGGAGTCCTTCGAGAATGCGCTCCCCAGCCTTGTCGTGGGTGACCAGCTCGGTCAGGTTGTCGCATTCGGGTGTGGCGTATTCCGGATGCGAACCCACGTCGAGATAAAGGCGGGCGCCGTTGCGCAGAAAGACGTTACTGCTGCGGCCCCATGACACGACACGGCGGAAGAGGTACCGCGCCACCTCGTCAGGAGACAGACGGCGCTGTCCCCTGAACGTGCACGTGACGCCGTACTCGTTCTCCAGCCCGAAAATGCGGCGGTCCATGACTGAACATTACGCCCGATCCCCTGAACCCAAACGGGGTTCGAGGGCACGGTTCGGATCATTTTCCGAACCGGCCGCAACTACGGCCCCGCCCGCGGGAACCGCCAATACCCTTCCGGTGCACATCAAAACCAGAAAAGCCACGCCACCCGCGACAGCCGGCATCGCGAAACCCCCCTGCGCGCCGCTCGCCTCGACCACCGGCCCGGCCAGACCCGTCCCCACCGAAGCGCCCACGGTGAACGTCGTCACCAGCCACGAGAACGCCTCCGTGACCGTCCCGGCCGGTGCGTGCCGGTCCACCAGCACGAAGGCACACGCGATCGCCGGGGCCAGGAACACACCGGCGACCACCGCGAGCAGGGTCATCGCCACCGGCCCGGGCATCAGCGTCAGCGGCAGGTAACACACCGCCAGGAAGGCCACCAGCACCTGCAGTCGCCGCGCCGGCTCGCCCGCCCACTGCCGCGCCCCGTACGCCATGCCGCCGACGAGCGCGCCGAGCCCCAGGCCCGCCATCAGCCAGCCGTACACGTGAGCGCCGCCGTGTTCGTCCCCATAGGGCACCGAGGCCACCGTGATGGATCCCAGCGCGATACCGACGAACAGGAAGGCACCCAGCAGCGCCAGCAGCCCCGGCGAGCGCAGCGCCCCCAGCCAGTGCGCCTCGCGCGGCGCCGACCGCCACGCGCGCGAAGGCGCCGACACCACCACGGACAACGCGCCCAGCACCCCCAGCCCGTTCAGCACCAGCAGGGCTACCGCGGGCGACCAGAGCGACGCGCACACCGTGACGAGCAGCGGCCCTACGGTGAACATCACCTCCTGCGCCACCGCGTCCATCGCGTACGCCCGGTGCACCTGGTCCTCGCGGTGCAGCACCGAGGACCACAGGGCCCGCAGCCCGCCCTCCAACGGCGGCGTGAACAGCCCCGCGGCGGCCACCGCCGCGTACGCCGCGGCCCGCGGTTCGGTCCCCACGAACGCGAAGACCGCCATCGCCAGCGCCGACAGCACCGCGGCGGGCAACTGGACCCGCGGCTGGCCCCGCAGGTCCACGAGCCGCCCCAGCACCGGCTGCCCGACCGCGTTGGCCACGCCGTACACCGCCGCCAGGGCACCGGCCAGACTGTACGAACCGCCCTCCGCGCGGACGAACAGCACGATCGCGATGGCCGCGGTCCCGTTGGGCAGCCGGCCCACCAGCGTGCCCACCAGCAGCCGGGCGGCGTGCCGCACCCGGAGGATCTCCAGGTATCCCGTGGCCATGCAGCACCCTCCACTCGCCCGCCGATGCTCCTCGGAACCCCGACGTTGTACGTATAACCTCGTTCTTCATACGTACCATGTCCGCTGTTCACCAGTCCAGACGGAGTCCAGTCGAAGGAGCGGTCCCACGGTGGCCCGAGCCCAGACCCGCCCCACCAGCCGGGACGTCGCGCAGGCCGCCGGCGTCTCCCAGGCCGCCGTCTCCCTCGTCATGGGCGACAAATGGCGTGGCCGCGTCTCGGAAACCACGGCACAACGCGTACGCGAGGCGGCGCACACCCTCGGCTACCGCCCGAACCTGGCCGCCCGCAACCTGCGCCTCGGCCACACCCGCACAGTGCTCCTGGTCGTCCCCGCCCTCACCACCGAGTTCTTCGCCGGCGTCTACACCGGAGCCGCGCGCGTCGCCGCCCAGCACGGCTTCGGCGTCGTTCTCTACCCCTCCCCCGAAGGCATCGGCCCCGCCCGCAACCCCTTCGCCTCCGGGCAGGCCGCCCTCGACGGCGTCATCGCCTCCTCCATGGCCGCGGACGCCCTCACCGCGATCCGCGGCGACCAGCTCCCCCTGGTCATGCTCGACAGCGACCCCGGAAGCACCCTGGGCGCCGCGACGGTCAACCTCGACATCGCCGACGGGATCCGCCACATCGCCCGCCATCTCCTGGACCTGGGCCACCGCGACGTCCTCCACCTGGCGGCGGACGTCCCCTCCTGGACCTTCGAGGTACGCGCCCGCGAACTGGCGGCCCAGCTGGCCACGGTCCCCGGCACGACCCTGCGCACCGCCCGGTCACCCATCTCCATCCAGGGCGCCGTCACCGCCGCCCACGCCGCCCTGGCAACCCCCGGCCGCCCCACCGCCGTCGTCTGCGACGACGACCAGCTCGCCGCCGGCACCTACAAGGCGGCCCGCCGGCTCGGCCTGCGCATCCCCGACGACCTCTCCGTCACCGGCCTCGACGACCTGGCCCTGGCCACGGCCCTCGACCCGGAACTCACCACCGTCCGCCTCGACGCGGAACTCTTCGGTGAACGCGGCATGCAGGCCCTCCTCGCGGTCCTCGACCACCGCACCCCCGACGCCGTCGACATCCCCGTCCACCTGGTGATCCGGGAATCGACGGCCCCGCCCGCACCGCACCCATGAAAAGCCCGGCGGGGGCGCCCGCCCGCACCGCGGACGCACACCCCCACCGGGCCGCACGGGCCCACCCGGACAAGACGGATGCCGGCCGGTGCTACTCCTTGCCCCCCGGCGTGCCCTCGGACGGACCCCCGGACGCGCCTGAGGCCTCGTCCTCCGCCTCCACGTCGGCCTCCGCCTCGGACGCCGTCTCCGCACCGCCGACCTCCAGCAGCCGCGCCAGCTGCCGGCCGGTGATCCGCTTGAACTTCCGCTGCTGCGGCCGCGTACGGTCCAGCACAGCCACCTCCAGCCGCTCCGCGGGAATCTCCCGCTCACTGCCGTTGGTGTCCCGCGACAGCGACTGCACCGCCAGCGCCAGCGCCTCGGCCAGCGTCATGCCGTCCCGGTGCCGCTGGTCCAGATAACCGCCGATCTGCTCCGCGTTGCCCCCCACCGCCACCGAG
Coding sequences within it:
- a CDS encoding helix-turn-helix transcriptional regulator; this translates as MNAIDQTRRMLSLVTYLRERPGARIEDVARAFGITEDELVSDLDVLPMCGTSFRGGDLLDIDTDGERIWWHNPAALGAEAAEPLRLAADEATALLVAARAVATLPGLRESDRQALLRATAKVETAAGEAAGASARLSVTFESEGGVFADVDRAIAERRRLWIRYYSPARDELTEREIDPIRLVSVGHTYVEAWCRRSEARRTFRLDRVAEIRILDEPSAPPEVELRDLSEGLVQPAAEDPEVVVEVGPGGRWVAEYYPHDSADELPDGGLRITLRTPDPASLKRLALRLGQDGRIVAPDDLADSARRAAREALAAYDGAGTAG
- a CDS encoding helix-turn-helix transcriptional regulator codes for the protein MAIAKAERLMNLALCLLGTRRPLSKRELRESVEAYLEAASDDAFNRMFERDKDDLRELGLVIETVENLDGEIGYLARRDSNRLPPITLDAEEAAALGLAAKVWQQARLAGAASGALQKLRAAGLPEDVDPYEAHSALEPRIPVHEAAFEPLMLACRDRRPVVFDYRKATAAQPEPRNVEPWALECWRGHWYLAGWDRDRSAERVFRLSRITGKVRSRGTRYTAPVPDVVTVRETVASWAGESADRTARIRLRTDAGYPLRVKATSVRELGDGWEELEIPYGHGLDAWLVEFGADVVVLEPAELRADVVDRLRAVAKG
- a CDS encoding FKBP-type peptidyl-prolyl cis-trans isomerase, whose amino-acid sequence is MSIDKPEIDFPGGEPPADLEIKDVWEGDGEVAQAGQTVTVHYVGVAFSTGEEFDASWNRGTPFRFPLGGGRVIKGWDQGVQGMKVGGRRQLTIPAHLAYGNQSPTPAIKPGETLIFVVDLLEV
- a CDS encoding FKBP-type peptidyl-prolyl cis-trans isomerase, whose protein sequence is MRRRSLLIAVPAGLAALAACGDGGSDSSKASESASPSAPDASAAPPPKIVDGPLPAITEGVKFGEKPTVAKGSGDPSKDLAVKTVIAGGGKAIAENDFVVAHYLGQVWSTAKVFDNSYDRKAPLAIQLAQGSIIDGWRYGLTGKKAGSRVQMAIPPTWGYGTQGNEQAGIKGTDTLVFVVDVQDTFNAKSSAEGREVAQDDVDLPKVGTNTDGKAPSIEMPDADAPKKLVSSYILEGDGEEVGAGNSVLVQYKGVLWDGGKEFDSTYGRGQLTSFSLQQVVKGWAQGLTGKKVGSRVLIVIPPELGYGDTPPEGSDIKKDSTLVFSVDILAKL
- the pafA gene encoding Pup--protein ligase — its product is MDRRIFGLENEYGVTCTFRGQRRLSPDEVARYLFRRVVSWGRSSNVFLRNGARLYLDVGSHPEYATPECDNLTELVTHDKAGERILEGLLVDAERRLHEEGIAGDVYLFKNNTDSAGNSYGCHENFLVARHGEFSRLADILIPFLVTRQLLCGAGKVLQTPRGAVYCVSQRAEHIWEGVSSATTRSRPIINTRDEPHADAERYRRLHVIVGDSNMSETTMLLKVGATDLVLRMIEAGTVMRDLTLENPIRAIREVSHDITGRRKVRLASGREASALEVQREYYEKAVDFCERRGIRTGTVEQVLELWGRTLDAIEAEDLDRIGTEIDWVMKYKLIERYRAKHNMTMSHPRVAQIDLAYHDIHRRRGLYYLLEKRGQAARICNDMKIFEGKSVPPQTTRARLRGDFIRRAQEQRRDFTVDWVHLKLNDQAQRTVLCKDPFRSVDERVEKLIAGM
- a CDS encoding MFS transporter, giving the protein MATGYLEILRVRHAARLLVGTLVGRLPNGTAAIAIVLFVRAEGGSYSLAGALAAVYGVANAVGQPVLGRLVDLRGQPRVQLPAAVLSALAMAVFAFVGTEPRAAAYAAVAAAGLFTPPLEGGLRALWSSVLHREDQVHRAYAMDAVAQEVMFTVGPLLVTVCASLWSPAVALLVLNGLGVLGALSVVVSAPSRAWRSAPREAHWLGALRSPGLLALLGAFLFVGIALGSITVASVPYGDEHGGAHVYGWLMAGLGLGALVGGMAYGARQWAGEPARRLQVLVAFLAVCYLPLTLMPGPVAMTLLAVVAGVFLAPAIACAFVLVDRHAPAGTVTEAFSWLVTTFTVGASVGTGLAGPVVEASGAQGGFAMPAVAGGVAFLVLMCTGRVLAVPAGGAVVAAGSENDPNRALEPRLGSGDRA
- a CDS encoding LacI family DNA-binding transcriptional regulator, with translation MARAQTRPTSRDVAQAAGVSQAAVSLVMGDKWRGRVSETTAQRVREAAHTLGYRPNLAARNLRLGHTRTVLLVVPALTTEFFAGVYTGAARVAAQHGFGVVLYPSPEGIGPARNPFASGQAALDGVIASSMAADALTAIRGDQLPLVMLDSDPGSTLGAATVNLDIADGIRHIARHLLDLGHRDVLHLAADVPSWTFEVRARELAAQLATVPGTTLRTARSPISIQGAVTAAHAALATPGRPTAVVCDDDQLAAGTYKAARRLGLRIPDDLSVTGLDDLALATALDPELTTVRLDAELFGERGMQALLAVLDHRTPDAVDIPVHLVIRESTAPPAPHP